In Gossypium arboreum isolate Shixiya-1 chromosome 6, ASM2569848v2, whole genome shotgun sequence, the following are encoded in one genomic region:
- the LOC108486438 gene encoding polyadenylation and cleavage factor homolog 4 isoform X2: MAISNELAQKQLPSISERFKALLKQREDELRVSGGIADDDGATPTTEEIVQLYEVVLSELTFNSKPIITDLTIIAGEQREHGEGIADAICARIIEVPVEQKLPSLYLLDSIVKNIGREYVRYFSSRLPEVFCEAYRQVNPNLHPAMRHLFGTWSTVFPPSVLRKIEMQLQFSQTGNQQSSGVTSLQSSESPRPTHGIHVNPKYLRQLEQQSGADSNTQHVRGMSAGQKLYGQKHTIAYDEFDSDHTEVPSSHVGVQRLSSTGNVGRTSLAIGANKSQLSSASRVSRPFSPSRIGSDRLLSSEIDDLPSDDSPRRFAEVASPSRPPVFDFGRGRGTIRDEETREWPRKHFYGDYRNCSESSLNAYKLSNGNERQTLRALIDAYGNDRGQGMSNSKPVQVERLDLNGMGNKVTPRSWQNTEEEEFDWEDMSPTLADRRSNEFSVSSVSTFGSIGARPAGLESNRSSRSNQTQLALDESSTIPEDTVPSLSSGHGLNQIQRPRYPQDAWSNSYPFSQSSHQLHAKGRGRDFRTPFSASGISSLGGDKNVPLIEKLPEGGSQFVRPPALVPRSGSSSLDTVTVGAQPAMLPLTAGAWPPVNVLKSQPPTAHTNYSLQQHGRSHFDSLNPINAAMNQGQNKHPYMPEQFDNFESKEQSLTTVPQLPGQRPALRQRNSLHGSLQLHFTPHEARDSFLSSATGPLPPRLLAPSMNHGYSPQMHGAGISMVPSNPVPVAQPPLSIPNMPTGSLHLQGGAIPPLPPGPRPASQMMPATQNAGPLLPNQPQGGPFTGLISSLMAQGLISLTKPTPIQDSVGLEFDADLLKVRHESAISALYADLPRQCTTCGLRFKFQEEHSTHMDWHVTRNRMSKNRKQKPSRKWFVSASMWLSGAEALGTDAVPGFLPTEDIVEKKDDEELAVPADEDQNLCALCGEPFDDFYSDETEEWMYRGAVYMNAPSGSVEGIDRSQLGPIVHAKCRSESSVVPPEDFVRYDGGLMSPSICRCR, encoded by the exons ATGGCCATATCCAATGAACTAGCCCAAAAGCAACTACCGTCGATATCGGAACGGTTCAAGGCTTTATTGAAGCAACGGGAAGATGAGCTCAGGGTTTCCGGCGGTATTGCTGATGATGATGGGGCAACGCCGACTACGGAGGAGATTGTTCAGCTTTACGAGGTTGTGTTATCGGAACTAACTTTCAATTCGAAGCCCATAATTACTGATCTCACGATCATTGCCGGTGAACAGCGAGAGCACGGCGAAGGCATTGCCGATGCTATTTGCGCACGAATTATTGAG GTTCCAGTAGAGCAAAAACTTCCTTCGTTATATCTATTAGATAGCATTGTAAAAAATATTGGCCGAGAATATGTTAGATATTTCTCTTCCCGTTTGCCAGAG GTATTTTGTGAGGCATACAGGCAAGTTAATCCTAACTTGCATCCTGCAATGCGACATCTATTTGGCACATGGTCAACAGTTTTTCCGCCTTCTGTGCTACGTAAAATCGAGATGCAATTGCAATTTTCTCAAACGGGGAACCAACAATCTTCTGGAGTAACTTCCTTGCAGTCTTCTGAATCACCTCGTCCAACACATGGCATACATGTTAATCCTAAGTACTTGCGGCAGTTGGAACAACAGTCAGGTGCAGATAGT AATACGCAGCATGTAAGAGGCATGTCTGCTGGTCAAAAATTGTATGGTCAAAAACATACCATTGCATATGATGAATTTGATTCTGATCACACTGAGGTTCCATCCTCACATGTTGGTGTGCAAAGATTGAGCTCAACTGGAAATGTTGGCCGTACTTCTCTTGCAATTGGGGCTAATAAATCACAACTTTCTTCAGCTTCCAGAGTTTCAAGACCCTTCTCACCATCAAGGATTGGATCTGATAGACTTTTATCATCAGAAATTGATGATCTTCCATCAGATGATTCTCCTAGAAGGTTTGCAGAGGTAGCCTCTCCATCTCGTCCTCCTGTCTTTGATTTTGGACGTGGAAGAGGAACCATCAGAGATGAAGAAACAAGGGAGTGGCCAAGGAAGCACTTTTATGGCGATTACCGTAATTGTTCTGAAAGTTCTTTAAATGCATACAAGCTTAGTAATGGAAATGAGCGCCAAACACTCAGAGCTTTAATAGATGCATATGGTAATGATAGAGGACAAGGAATGTCTAACAGCAAGCCTGTACAAGTTGAGCGGCTGGATTTAAATGGCATGGGCAATAAGGTGACTCCAAGATCATGGCAGAATACTGAAGAGGAAGAGTTTGATTGGGAAGATATGAGCCCGACATTAGCAGACCGAAGGAGCAATGAATTTTCAGTGTCATCTGTTTCCACTTTTGGAAGCATTGGAGCAAGGCCTGCTGGATTAGAATCTAATAGGAGCAGTCGCTCTAATCAAACTCAGCTGGCACTTGATGAATCTTCAACAATTCCTGAAGATACAGTCCCTTCACTGAGT TCTGGTCATGGATTAAATCAGATTCAACGTCCGCGCTATCCTCAGGATGCTTGGAGTAACTCATATCCTTTTTCccagtcatcacaccagcttcaTGCCAAAGGAAGAGGAAGGGATTTCCGGACACCCTTTTCAGCTAGTGGTATATCCTCGTTAGGTGGTGACAAAAATGTCCCCCTTATTGAGAAATTGCCTGAGGGTGGTTCACAATTTGTTAGGCCTCCAGCTCTTGTTCCAAGATCTGGTTCTTCTAGCCTTGACACTGTTACTGTTGGAGCTCAACCAGCCATGTTACCTTTGACTGCTGGGGCATGGCCTCCAGTAAATGTTCTCAAATCTCAGCCGCCAACTGCACACACTAACTATTCACTGCAGCAGCATGGTAGGAGTCACTTTGATTCTTTGAATCCTATCAATGCTGCCATGAATCAGGGTCAAAACAAACATCCATATATGCCTGAACAATTTGATAATTTTGAAAGCAAGGAGCAAAGTTTGACAACGGTGCCACAATTGCCTGGACAACGCCCTGCATTGCGACAGCGAAATTCGTTGCATGGATCTTTGCAGCTACACTTTACCCCTCATGAGGCTCGAGATAGTTTTCTTTCATCTGCAACAGGACCTTTACCACCTCGCTTATTGGCACCATCCATGAATCATGGCTACTCTCCCCAAATGCATGGTGCTGGCATCAGTATGGTCCCATCTAATCCAGTACCTGTTGCACAACCTCCTTTATCAATCCCAAATATGCCAACTGGCTCATTGCATTTGCAGGGGGGAGCCATTCCACCTCTCCCTCCTGGTCCTCGTCCGGCATCTCAAATGATGCCTGCCACCCAAAATGCTGGTCCACTGCTCCCTAACCAACCTCAGGGCGGTCCATTCACTGGTTTGATTAGTTCCCTCATGGCTCAAGGTTTGATTTCATTGACAAAACCAACTCCAATACAG GATTCTGTGGGACTTGAGTTTGATGCAGACCTCCTCAAAGTGCGACATGAGTCTGCTATAAGTGCTTTATATGCTGATCTTCCAAGGCAGTGCACAACATGTGGCCTTCGGTTCAAGTTCCAAGAGGAGCATAGTACTCACATGGATTGGCATGTGACAAGAAACCGGATGTCTAAGAACCGTAAGCAGAAACCTTCTCGGAAGTGGTTTGTAAGTGCTAGTATGTGGCTTAGTGGTGCGGAAGCTCTGGGAACTGATGCAGTTCCTGGGTTTTTACCCACTGAGGACATTGTAGAAAAGAAAGATGATGAAGAATTGGCAGTTCCTGCTGATGAAGATCAGAACTTATGTGCATTATGTGGTGAACCCTTCGATGATTTTTATAGTGATGAAACAGAGGAGTGGATGTATAGGGGGGCTGTCTACATGAATGCACCCAGTGGGTCAGTTGAAGGCATTGATAGATCGCAGTTAGGTCCCATAGTGCATGCTAAATGCAGGTCAGAGTCTAGTGTGGTTCCCCCTGAAGATTTTGTACGGTATGATGgg GGTCTCATGTCACCTTCAATTTGCAGATGCCGTTAG
- the LOC108486438 gene encoding polyadenylation and cleavage factor homolog 4 isoform X1, producing the protein MAISNELAQKQLPSISERFKALLKQREDELRVSGGIADDDGATPTTEEIVQLYEVVLSELTFNSKPIITDLTIIAGEQREHGEGIADAICARIIEVPVEQKLPSLYLLDSIVKNIGREYVRYFSSRLPEVFCEAYRQVNPNLHPAMRHLFGTWSTVFPPSVLRKIEMQLQFSQTGNQQSSGVTSLQSSESPRPTHGIHVNPKYLRQLEQQSGADSNTQHVRGMSAGQKLYGQKHTIAYDEFDSDHTEVPSSHVGVQRLSSTGNVGRTSLAIGANKSQLSSASRVSRPFSPSRIGSDRLLSSEIDDLPSDDSPRRFAEVASPSRPPVFDFGRGRGTIRDEETREWPRKHFYGDYRNCSESSLNAYKLSNGNERQTLRALIDAYGNDRGQGMSNSKPVQVERLDLNGMGNKVTPRSWQNTEEEEFDWEDMSPTLADRRSNEFSVSSVSTFGSIGARPAGLESNRSSRSNQTQLALDESSTIPEDTVPSLSSGHGLNQIQRPRYPQDAWSNSYPFSQSSHQLHAKGRGRDFRTPFSASGISSLGGDKNVPLIEKLPEGGSQFVRPPALVPRSGSSSLDTVTVGAQPAMLPLTAGAWPPVNVLKSQPPTAHTNYSLQQHGRSHFDSLNPINAAMNQGQNKHPYMPEQFDNFESKEQSLTTVPQLPGQRPALRQRNSLHGSLQLHFTPHEARDSFLSSATGPLPPRLLAPSMNHGYSPQMHGAGISMVPSNPVPVAQPPLSIPNMPTGSLHLQGGAIPPLPPGPRPASQMMPATQNAGPLLPNQPQGGPFTGLISSLMAQGLISLTKPTPIQDSVGLEFDADLLKVRHESAISALYADLPRQCTTCGLRFKFQEEHSTHMDWHVTRNRMSKNRKQKPSRKWFVSASMWLSGAEALGTDAVPGFLPTEDIVEKKDDEELAVPADEDQNLCALCGEPFDDFYSDETEEWMYRGAVYMNAPSGSVEGIDRSQLGPIVHAKCRSESSVVPPEDFVRYDGGNPEDSSQRKRLRS; encoded by the exons ATGGCCATATCCAATGAACTAGCCCAAAAGCAACTACCGTCGATATCGGAACGGTTCAAGGCTTTATTGAAGCAACGGGAAGATGAGCTCAGGGTTTCCGGCGGTATTGCTGATGATGATGGGGCAACGCCGACTACGGAGGAGATTGTTCAGCTTTACGAGGTTGTGTTATCGGAACTAACTTTCAATTCGAAGCCCATAATTACTGATCTCACGATCATTGCCGGTGAACAGCGAGAGCACGGCGAAGGCATTGCCGATGCTATTTGCGCACGAATTATTGAG GTTCCAGTAGAGCAAAAACTTCCTTCGTTATATCTATTAGATAGCATTGTAAAAAATATTGGCCGAGAATATGTTAGATATTTCTCTTCCCGTTTGCCAGAG GTATTTTGTGAGGCATACAGGCAAGTTAATCCTAACTTGCATCCTGCAATGCGACATCTATTTGGCACATGGTCAACAGTTTTTCCGCCTTCTGTGCTACGTAAAATCGAGATGCAATTGCAATTTTCTCAAACGGGGAACCAACAATCTTCTGGAGTAACTTCCTTGCAGTCTTCTGAATCACCTCGTCCAACACATGGCATACATGTTAATCCTAAGTACTTGCGGCAGTTGGAACAACAGTCAGGTGCAGATAGT AATACGCAGCATGTAAGAGGCATGTCTGCTGGTCAAAAATTGTATGGTCAAAAACATACCATTGCATATGATGAATTTGATTCTGATCACACTGAGGTTCCATCCTCACATGTTGGTGTGCAAAGATTGAGCTCAACTGGAAATGTTGGCCGTACTTCTCTTGCAATTGGGGCTAATAAATCACAACTTTCTTCAGCTTCCAGAGTTTCAAGACCCTTCTCACCATCAAGGATTGGATCTGATAGACTTTTATCATCAGAAATTGATGATCTTCCATCAGATGATTCTCCTAGAAGGTTTGCAGAGGTAGCCTCTCCATCTCGTCCTCCTGTCTTTGATTTTGGACGTGGAAGAGGAACCATCAGAGATGAAGAAACAAGGGAGTGGCCAAGGAAGCACTTTTATGGCGATTACCGTAATTGTTCTGAAAGTTCTTTAAATGCATACAAGCTTAGTAATGGAAATGAGCGCCAAACACTCAGAGCTTTAATAGATGCATATGGTAATGATAGAGGACAAGGAATGTCTAACAGCAAGCCTGTACAAGTTGAGCGGCTGGATTTAAATGGCATGGGCAATAAGGTGACTCCAAGATCATGGCAGAATACTGAAGAGGAAGAGTTTGATTGGGAAGATATGAGCCCGACATTAGCAGACCGAAGGAGCAATGAATTTTCAGTGTCATCTGTTTCCACTTTTGGAAGCATTGGAGCAAGGCCTGCTGGATTAGAATCTAATAGGAGCAGTCGCTCTAATCAAACTCAGCTGGCACTTGATGAATCTTCAACAATTCCTGAAGATACAGTCCCTTCACTGAGT TCTGGTCATGGATTAAATCAGATTCAACGTCCGCGCTATCCTCAGGATGCTTGGAGTAACTCATATCCTTTTTCccagtcatcacaccagcttcaTGCCAAAGGAAGAGGAAGGGATTTCCGGACACCCTTTTCAGCTAGTGGTATATCCTCGTTAGGTGGTGACAAAAATGTCCCCCTTATTGAGAAATTGCCTGAGGGTGGTTCACAATTTGTTAGGCCTCCAGCTCTTGTTCCAAGATCTGGTTCTTCTAGCCTTGACACTGTTACTGTTGGAGCTCAACCAGCCATGTTACCTTTGACTGCTGGGGCATGGCCTCCAGTAAATGTTCTCAAATCTCAGCCGCCAACTGCACACACTAACTATTCACTGCAGCAGCATGGTAGGAGTCACTTTGATTCTTTGAATCCTATCAATGCTGCCATGAATCAGGGTCAAAACAAACATCCATATATGCCTGAACAATTTGATAATTTTGAAAGCAAGGAGCAAAGTTTGACAACGGTGCCACAATTGCCTGGACAACGCCCTGCATTGCGACAGCGAAATTCGTTGCATGGATCTTTGCAGCTACACTTTACCCCTCATGAGGCTCGAGATAGTTTTCTTTCATCTGCAACAGGACCTTTACCACCTCGCTTATTGGCACCATCCATGAATCATGGCTACTCTCCCCAAATGCATGGTGCTGGCATCAGTATGGTCCCATCTAATCCAGTACCTGTTGCACAACCTCCTTTATCAATCCCAAATATGCCAACTGGCTCATTGCATTTGCAGGGGGGAGCCATTCCACCTCTCCCTCCTGGTCCTCGTCCGGCATCTCAAATGATGCCTGCCACCCAAAATGCTGGTCCACTGCTCCCTAACCAACCTCAGGGCGGTCCATTCACTGGTTTGATTAGTTCCCTCATGGCTCAAGGTTTGATTTCATTGACAAAACCAACTCCAATACAG GATTCTGTGGGACTTGAGTTTGATGCAGACCTCCTCAAAGTGCGACATGAGTCTGCTATAAGTGCTTTATATGCTGATCTTCCAAGGCAGTGCACAACATGTGGCCTTCGGTTCAAGTTCCAAGAGGAGCATAGTACTCACATGGATTGGCATGTGACAAGAAACCGGATGTCTAAGAACCGTAAGCAGAAACCTTCTCGGAAGTGGTTTGTAAGTGCTAGTATGTGGCTTAGTGGTGCGGAAGCTCTGGGAACTGATGCAGTTCCTGGGTTTTTACCCACTGAGGACATTGTAGAAAAGAAAGATGATGAAGAATTGGCAGTTCCTGCTGATGAAGATCAGAACTTATGTGCATTATGTGGTGAACCCTTCGATGATTTTTATAGTGATGAAACAGAGGAGTGGATGTATAGGGGGGCTGTCTACATGAATGCACCCAGTGGGTCAGTTGAAGGCATTGATAGATCGCAGTTAGGTCCCATAGTGCATGCTAAATGCAGGTCAGAGTCTAGTGTGGTTCCCCCTGAAGATTTTGTACGGTATGATGgg GGAAATCCTGAGGACAGTAGTCAAAGAAAAAGATTGCGGAGTTAA